One genomic region from Cydia pomonella isolate Wapato2018A chromosome 4, ilCydPomo1, whole genome shotgun sequence encodes:
- the LOC133517106 gene encoding centrosomal protein of 290 kDa-like isoform X2, translated as MTVSSAELRPRDETAVQRFCTPSLKYNPSAFPNPREFQPIQRPSQLPSVSEERAMVTPPPKDKKVNFSDEIIDLDSDEDTASNTSHCSPYHKCYNASKTPPCVLRKKAQTAEKDLKDIVELTKREKLYNPEVVEYMEKLEQSTNKISKLEDEIKTLNAINIEKDSEMEILKDKITQTKKEVQTFTFAKVELETRCKEYNTKLTDLEVSYETLKTKAKLREDELLSLINEQNDSRKIKESISGKSLSRTFEKDFGNFMDMSKDISLVSDNDSSIDSSNNEPSGKLQRMVDEMRTDVNAKNEVIANLETDILQQKLKMESLESICTELRDQINKANSLLKYTEEENILLKSSIDTLNSTINCQKQNLESANIDIQSYKTVIKELQTKLADKKIDLVDFYTNDISLEKMIDNEEKIIANNENMRNIIHSFKNVLEARNKEIEQLKSNHTSETCSSDIELLTKLLEEKENEVMRLGDEANTSKEQIQENINVINKLMEDNKELVKNTNELSDKLLNAEKQTCELEKRVKDLEKENKEYTHQLRDLNENQDKFLNAFSDNELLKKRLAEKEEEIRRLTEEATKSKEQIQENIYILNKLLPASSDTDLRKKRLEEKVEEIVRLVEASHNTKMQIQENMNVIKKLMEDNTNLVKDADDLTNKLLNAEKQSCELEKRVIELEKQNQKYTHQLQEFNENHDKLLTNLNEFKNNISVLEKEKETYQELQHKVQSKDNLIDELKSEICTKESLIHSLSSEQVEYKDYLCKWKSSVKKVQLLLLSHIADTNEQEYLPDNEFTFDELCSQLNSVANAANNIIYQKETMVKHYNKLQVEIEELRSRVKCLICDNNNLEHEREQQNGLVSKLTTELEDIKKELHEINEQNCDLNEKLQLASESYEILKRGIIDKEELITSIKTEENNLRLQLKNVLQEVVSRNEVESVQCTVQNSQTEFDEILQTKRDEITNLKRDFAEKEKLLDEKCLQLQQLSKKLEETICNRDYLLDNIHKAAASLLRKIDSQSDEYQFENITHSDVYSKIINILERATNDVVISKSNNATNNTEEIKETIELLGVMKGENQQLIRKLSYTENENRWLMAELERMKIDNNKTSVDLLKSDEILKQLQIELREKLFIIENLELKIEEWKNNFSVLEDAMKQQLLELQLSNSELEPQSQNLVKRSLSIKSNESFAVGPDFNDLETDQKETIRRSLSNLLVEPGNYSPQSLLTLCCNKIIDAIQPSEAELHSVSRSTTNFRTASAETQTNVCDCDKLLTEKGIALDENLELKAKIDYLEGVNVNLLKEQEEIRKELKLLMGPAQELQKKISGHKTNLSTLTATTYAENKLLKSQVKVLQHHNNRIYNVCQRDLPGFKKSLQELSSILKNTALVNRLEANIKRFSLPEVLDSNNSAFKDESTLDGDLLMLDTNMTLASFDNTLLPHEQTCLDGTQVYLETDINTDLIETIDPNILHTQIQMLSIQNEQMTETLTALKAENLSLQEKVEQLSNNVKPDIHKMNAQNCPIKLHSALHDVTQEIIINNHSNSNLCEYCKNGNIKPSYEKMTEDIEKLTQELLEVKLQKSALEKRYNGLNEGILANDQLALKMSTLEKDNNKQLILIDQLTNKLSSKNEEYVKLQEENDLLSTQVMEAIDESDLLRKEVETLKENNTALSVKCADLEEVIKGNTATCTRCVQNTSAPGSPSAPKSVLNRNRNDSESSSRCNKLSTLQNELMAGREDCRTISEDVASIKSHLERGELSMTHDMDLDESMGESSVFSFSKELHVVSPKPNKFKLASEIPEERSIDFYALDKADCFNYYIEKTGTVNHLSEEIKIIDIMKMFYDKLVARHGNEVENLVNKLKYFEELRNQLNEKNNQVVFDYSKINEEIKEKDNRLVSIAHTLQHIRNNIHSMNEEISGCDADKNTVLVTQFKNNILSIMDKEFDISSVSVFENLIDKVVNKHKNDLLEIMNRYSELQEHMELLTTEFSSVTDNLHQMKCQLSEKENAYNLLKAQKEKVHEITSAVTLDIVQRENDIAKLISNCCQKLIEHNILTQNDIDENWAIDKKIIIVIEKLIDQSNQRDIALQEKHNLALEVTKSKTILNENDQEIESLKSQVEQLRELCKNATNELLIKNADLGTLKSLHEQLDAVYKRKVEENDTNAKTVEILTQELNIFKTTVNEKDSLLQNLQLQNTEHNSKDSETKAKIAELMESINNLQHENKNLKSVNYVITNESEQTALQLAKADDTIKKNRTELDKLTAEILTLNQSMKESMNVIEGLKMEAKSLLEQNAVLKKQFEEATELCSQLKLNMKTHEKTAEIQCKIISRLKEEKETSSSSTNAKDKELKELSQQCETLRKELESLTEDKNKCQQEAQDLREAKESLERRVIELESSVESARARGSPGGTGDARRRRQSLLDSKRLFGPDQPPDHKKMEAYFSTQEKPDDMFMDVDDHSNRSTPARNRRSDSFQSRLDESEELPRPSSAQERRRRRQSLHDMHRTTHIDIQEPMKTLNELKTNGGDHDSEVVSLKERLQLCLQELEELRERYREVDEECEICAEYLRERDEQCIQLRAENKNLQQQIAKINDKLQNASIVRGQKDAQRSFANASVNTDEDWANLHSVVVDRMSFDREVEKNKSLQRSVDELRFKNGELKAAVAKAHKAVERAAANRADSQALEATKLELETCKRELEEYKERCRELDEECETCGEYLRERDDQLCRLKEEKVALEAKLSALVEKEADSKVQSVRKKRQSAHDHNRHSAACGAAAAAGKATPHVSQDLHPENDSSKLINASLQNSEIEQLKMALEAVARQKRALELQLRAAPPALAATGSAVVQNQHLTEVMKENQKLKRMNAKLITICKKRGKPLGESNRENDDPAELA; from the exons GTGGAATATATGGAGAAATTAGAACAAAGCACAAACAAAATATCCAAGTTGGAAGATGAAATTAAGACACTCAATGCCATAAACATAGAAAAAGACTCAGAAATGGAAATATTGAAGGACAAGATAACGCAGACTAAAAAAGAAGTTCAGACATTTACATTTGCCAAG GTGGAATTAGAAACACGATGTAAAGAGTACAATACCAAATTGACTGATTTAGAAGTAAGTTATGAAACTCTCAAAACAAAAGCCAAATTAAGAGAAGATGAGCTGTTATCCCTAATAAATGAACAAAATGACAGCAGAAAAATTAAAGAAAGCA TTTCAGGTAAATCACTGTCTAGAACATTTGAAAAAGATTTCGGTAATTTTATGGATATGTCTAAAGACATATCTTTGGTAAGTGACAATGACAGCAGTATAGATTCATCTAATAACGAGCCTTCAGGTAAACTGCAGCGGATGGTAGATGAAATGCGAACCGATGTCAACGCCAAAAATGAAGTTATTGCTAATTTAGAAACTGATATTTtacaacaaaaactaaaaatggaatCACTTGAGAGTATCTGCACAGAATTACGTGACCAAATTAATAAAGCAAATAGCCTTTTAAAATATACTGAAGAGGAGAATATTTTGCTAAAATCATCTATAGATACTTTAAATTCCACTATAAACTGCCAAAAACAAAACTTAGAATCTGCTAATATTGACATCCAATCGTATAAAACAGTTATCAAGGAATTACAAACTAAACTCGCGGACAAAAAAATTGACTTGGTGGATTTCTATACTAATGATATTTCTCTAGAAAAAATGATTGATAACGAAGAAAAAATTATAGCTAATAATGAGAACATGAGAAATATTATTCATTCCTTTAAAAATGTGCTTGAGGCACGCAACAAAGAGATTGAACAATTAAAGTCGAATCATACTTCTGAAACATGTTCTTCTGATATTGAGCTGTTGACAAAACTActcgaagaaaaagaaaatgagGTCATGAGGCTCGGTGATGAAGCAAATACGTCGAAAGAGCAAATACAGGAAAACATAAATGTAATAAACAAACTCATGGAAGACAACAAGGAATTGGTAAAAAATACTAATGAACTCTCTGATAAGTTATTGAATGCTGAAAAACAGACTTGTGAACTAGAAAAACGTGTTAAGGATTTAgagaaagaaaataaagaatataCCCATCAGTTACGCGATCTCAATGAGAATCAGGACAAATTCCTGAATGCATTTTCTGATAATGAATTATTGAAAAAACGACTTGCAGAAAAAGAGGAAGAGATTAGAAGACTCACTGAGGAGGCAACCAAGTCAAAAGAGCAAATACAGGAAAACATATATATTCTAAATAAATTACTGCCTGCTTCGTCTGATACAGATTTACGGAAGAAACGACTTGAAGAAAAAGTAGAAGAGATTGTCAGACTCGTTGAGGCGTCACATAACACTAAAATGCAAATCCAGGAAAATATgaatgtaataaagaaattgatGGAAGATAACACGAACTTAGTCAAGGATGCAGATGACCTaactaataaattattgaatgcTGAAAAACAAAGCTGTGAGTTAGAAAAACGTGTTATAGAATTAGagaaacaaaatcaaaaatataccCATCAGTTGCAGGAGTTTAACGAAAATCATGATAAATTGTTGACAAACTTGAATGAATTTAAGAACAACATAAGTGTattagaaaaagaaaaagagaCATATCAAGAACTACAGCATAAAGTTCAAAGTAAAGACAATCTTATAGATGAATTAAAAAGCGAAATATGTACAAAAGAGAGTCTTATACATTCTCTTAGTAGTGAGCAAGTAGAATATAAGGATTATCTATGCAAATGGAAATCCTCTGTAAAGAAAGTACAGCTACTATTGTTGTCACATATAGCAGACACGAATGAACAGGAATATTTACCTGACAACGAGTTTACTTTCGACGAGCTTTGCAGCCAGTTAAACTCAGTCGCAAATGCCGCCAACAATATCATATATCAAAAAGAAACTATGGTGAAGCATTACAACAAACTACAGGTAGAAATTGAAGAGCTTCGATCACGGGTGAAATGTTTAATTTGTGATAATAACAACCTTGAACATGAAAGAGAACAACAAAATGGTTTGGTTTCTAAACTAACTACAGAACTTGAAGACATTAAAAAGGAATTACATGAAATTAACGAACAAAATTGTGATCTTAATGAAAAACTGCAGCTAGCCAGTGAAAgttatgaaattttaaaacgtgGTATTATTGATAAAGAAGAGTTAATAACTTCAATCAAAACCGAAGAAAATAATTTGCGTTTACAGTTAAAAAATGTCTTACAAGAAGTGGTATCCAGAAATGAAGTCGAAAGTGTTCAGTGTACAGTTCAAAATAGTCAAACTGAATTCGATGAAATTTTACAGACTAAGAGAGACgaaattacaaacttaaaacgAGACTTCGCAGAGAAAGAGAAGTTGTTAGATGAAAAGTGTTTACAATTGCAGCAGCTTTCCAAAAAACTTGAAGAAACAATTTGTAATCGAGATTATCTTTTAGATAACATACATAAGGCCGCTGCTAGTTTGTTAAGAAAGATAGATAGCCAAAGTGACGAATATCAATTTGAAAATATTACTCATAGCGATGTttacagtaaaataattaatattttggaGAGGGCTACGAATGACGTCGTGATATCTAAATCTAACAACGCAACCAATAATACTGAAGAAATCAAGGAAACCATTGAATTACTTGGAGTAATGAAAGGAGAAAATCAACAGCTGATAAGGAAATTATCCTATACAGAAAATGAAAATAGATGGTTAATGGCTGAATTAGAAAGAATGAAAATAGAtaacaataaaacaagtgtTGACTTACTGAAAAGTGATGAAATACTAAAACAACTTCAAATAGAGTTACGAGAAAAACTGTTTATAATAGAAAATTTGGAATTAAAAATTGAAGAATGGAAGAATAATTTCTCTGTATTAGAGGATGCAATGAAGCAACAACTATTGGAATTACAGCTCAGCAATAGTGAACTTGAGCCACAATCACAAAACTTGGTCAAAAGATCTCTATCAATAAAAAGTAATGAGTCATTTGCTGTTGGCCCAGACTTTAATGACCTAGAAACTGATCAGAAAGAGACAATTCGTCGATCTCTAAGTAATTTATTAGTTGAGCCAGGGAATTACTCACCACAAAGCCTGTTGACTTTATGCTGTAACAAAATCATAGATGCTATCCAGCCAAGCGAAGCTGAGTTGCATTCAGTTTCAAGGTCTACCACTAATTTTAGAACTGCAAGTGCTGAAACACAAACTAACGTCTGCGACTGTGACAAATTGTTAACGGAAAAAGGCATAGCCTTAGATGAAAACTTGGAACTGAAGGCAAAAATAGATTATCTTGAGGGTGTTAATGTTAACTTGTTAAAAGAACAAGAAGAAATTCGTAAAGAACTTAAATTATTAATGGGGCCTGCACAAGAATTGCAAAAGAAAATTTCTGGTCACAAAACAAATTTATCAACCTTAACTGCTACAACATATGCTGAAAACAAACTGCTCAAGTCTCAGGTCAAAGTTTTGCAGCATCACAACAATCGAATCTATAATGTTTGCCAGAGAGACTTGCCCGGCTTCAAAAAATCATTGCAGGAACTAAGctcaatattgaaaaatactgCTTTGGTAAATAGGCTGGAAGCTAATATAAAAAGATTCTCTCTACCTGAAGTTTTAGATAGTAATAACTCTGCTTTCAAAGATGAATCTACTTTAGACGGAGATCTTTTGATGCTTGACACTAATATGACATTAGCATCCTTTGACAATACTTTACTGCCCCATGAACAAACCTGTTTAGACGGCACACAAGTATATTTAGAAACCGATATTAATACCGACCTAATTGAAACTATAGACCCTAATATATTACACACGCAAATACAAATGCTTTctattcaaaatgaacaaatgacAGAAACGTTAACCGCATTAAAAGCAGAAAATTTGTCACTGCAAGAAAAAGTCGAACAACTTTCAAATAATGTGAAACCTGATATTCATAAAATGAATGCTCAAAATTGTCCAATTAAACTTCATAGTGCTTTACATGATGTTACACAagaaataattatcaataaccATTCAAACAGTAACTTGTGTGAGTACTGTAAGAATGGCAACATTAAGCCGAGCTACGAAAAAATGACTGAAGATATAGAGAAATTAACACAAGAATTGCTTGAAGTTAAGCTACAAAAATCAGCCTTAGAAAAAAGATATAACGGCCTTAATGAAGGCATTTTAGCCAATGATCAATTAGCTTTAAAAATGAGTACATTGGAAAAggataataataaacaattaatcTTGATAGATCAGTTGACAAATAAACTTTCCTCTAAAAATGAAGAATATGTTAAGCTGCAAGAGGAAAATGATCTTCTTTCAACACAAGTAATGGAGGCTATTGACGAATCTGACCTTCTAAGAAAAGAAGTTGAGACTCTAAAAGAGAACAATACGGCGCTAAGTGTTAAATGTGCCGACCTAGAAGAAGTGATCAAAGGGAACACAGCGACGTGTACTCGATGTGTTCAAAATACCAGCGCTCCTGGTAGTCCATCTGCACCTAAATCGGTGCTAAATAGGAATCGCAATGATTCTGAGAGTTCTTCGCGCTGCAATAAGTTGTCTACGCTTCAAAATGAACTAATGGCGGGCAGAGAAGATTGTAGAACTATTTCTGAAGACGTAGCTAGCATTAAAAGCCACCTCGAACGTGGGGAATTATCCATGACTCATGATATGGATCTTGACGAGAGTATGGGAGAATCTAGCGTCTTCTCATTTTCCAAAGAATTACACGTAGTCAGTCCAAAGccaaataaattcaaattagcGTCTGAAATACCTGAAGAACGGTCTATTGACTTTTATGCTCTGGATAAAGCAGATTGCTTTAATTATTACATAGAGAAAACCGGCACCGTAAACCACTTAAGTGaggaaattaaaatcattgatataatgaaaatgttttatgatAAACTTGTTGCAAGACATGGGAACGAAGTGGAAAACctagtcaacaaattaaaatattttgaagaacTTAGAAatcaattaaatgaaaaaaataatcaagtGGTCTTTGATTATTCTAAAATTAACgaggaaataaaagaaaaagacaATCGTCTCGTTAGCATAGCTCATACGTTACAACACATAAGGAATAATATACATTCTATGAATGAAGAAATATCTGGTTGTGATGCAGACAAAAATACAGTATTAGTTACACAgttcaaaaacaatatattgaGTATTATGGATAAAGAATTCGACATATCCAGTGTAAGCGTATTTGAAAACCTTATAGACAAAGTagtaaacaaacataaaaatgaCTTGTTAGAAATAATGAATCGGTACTCGGAGTTACAGGAACACATGGAGCTTCTAACCACAGAATTTAGTAGTGTTACTGATAACCTTCATCAAATGAAATGCCAGCTAAGTGAAAAGGAAAACGCGTACAATCTGCTCAAAGCTCAGAAGGAAAAAGTGCACGAAATAACTAGTGCAGTTACTCTGGATATAGTTCAAAGAGAAAATGACATAGCTAAATTAATTAGCAATTGCTGCCAGAAACTAATTGAGCATAACATTTTGACACAGAATGACATTGACGAAAATTGGgcaatagataaaaaaattataattgtgaTTGAAAAGCTTATAGATCAATCGAATCAAAGAGATATAGCTTTGCAAGAAAAACACAACCTTGCCCTAGAAGTTACAAAATCTAAAactatattaaatgaaaacgaCCAAGAAATAGAGTCTTTAAAGTCGCAAGTTGAACAATTGCGTGAGCTCTGCAAAAATGCTACAAATGAGTTACTGATTAAAAACGCAGACCTAGGAACTCTGAAATCATTACACGAGCAACTTGATGCAGTTTACAAAAGAAAAGTGGAGGAAAATGACACCAATGCAAAAACTGTAGAAATCTTAACGCAAGAATTAAATATCTTCAAGACTACTGTGAATGAAAAAGATAGTTTACTACAGAATTTGCAGCTCCAGAATACCGAACACAATAGTAAAGATTCTGAAACTAAAGCTAAAATTGCAGAGCTTATGGAATCTATAAACAACTTGCAACATGAAAACAAGAACCTAAAATCCGTTAATTACGTAATCACTAATGAAAGCGAACAGACCGCTTTACAACTAGCTAAAGCCGATGACACTATAAAAAAGAATAGAACCGAACTAGATAAATTAACGGCCGAAATACTAACTCTGAATCAGTCTATGAAAGAAAGCATGAATGTAATCGAGGGTTTGAAAATGGAAGCAAAGTCGTTGTTAGAACAAAATGCCGTGTTGAAAAAACAGTTTGAGGAGGCCACTGAACTCTGTTctcaattgaaattgaatatgAAGACCCATGAAAAGACGGCTGAGATACAGTGCAAGATAATAAGCAG ACTCAAAGAAGAAAAGGAAACAAGCAGTTCTTCCACTAATGCAAAAGACAAAGAGTTAAAGGAGTTGTCCCAGCAATGTGAAACTCTGCGAAAAGAACTTGAATCGCTCACTGAAGACAAGAACAAGTGCCAGCAAGAAGCTCAAGATTTGAGAGAGGCGAAGGAGTCTTTAGAG CGACGCGTCATCGAGTTGGAGAGCTCCGTGGAgtcggcgcgggcgcgcggctCGCCGGGCGGCACGGGCgacgcgcgccgccgccgccagagCTTGCTCGACTCCAAGCGGCTCTTCGGACCTGACCAACCACCAG ACCACAAGAAAATGGAAGCCTATTTCAGTACGCAGGAGAAGCCCGACGACATGTTTATGGATGTAGATGACCATTCCAACCGCAGCACTCCTGCCAGAAATAGAAG ATCTGACAGCTTTCAATCTCGACTTGACGAG AGCGAGGAGTTACCGCGGCCGTCCAGCGCGCAggagcggcgccggcgccgccagAGCCTGCACGACATGCACCGCACCACGCACATTGATATACAAG AACCCATGAAAACGCTGAACGAACTCAAGACTAACGGCGGAGATCATGACAG TGAAGTGGTGTCACTGAAAGAGCGTCTCCAACTCTGCCTGCAAGAATTGGAAGAGCTAAGAGAGAGGTATCGGGAAGTGGATGAAGAGTGCGAGATCTGTGCTGAGTACCTGCGAGAAAGGGACGAACAGTGCATTCAGCTAAGGGCCGAGAATAAAAACTTACAG CAACAAATCGCCAAGATCAATGACAAGCTACAAAACGCGAGTATCGTCCGCGGTCAAAAGGACGCTCAACGCAGTTTCGCGAACGCTTCAGTCAACACGGATGAAG ATTGGGCAAACCTGCACTCGGTGGTAGTGGACCGAATGTCGTTCGATCGCGAAGTTGAAAAGAACAAATCGCTACAGCGATCCGTGGACGAGCTGCGCTTCAAGAACGGCGAGCTGAAGGCGGCCGTCGCCAAGGCGCACAAGGCCGTCGAGCGCGCCGCCGCCAACAGGGCCGACTCACA gGCGCTGGAAGCAACCAAGCTAGAGTTGGAGACATGCAAACGTGAGCTGGAAGAGTACAAGGAACGGTGCAGGGAGCTAGACGAGGAGTGCGAGACGTGCGGCGAGTACCTGCGCGAGCGAGACGACCAGCTGTGTCGGCTGAAGGAGGAGAAGGTCGCTCTCGAG GCTAAGCTCTCGGCCCTCGTGGAGAAAGAAGCCGACAGCAAGGTGCAGTCGGTGCGCAAGAAGCGGCAGAGCGCGCACGACCACAACCGGCACTCCGCCGCgtgcggcgccgccgccgccgccgggaaGGCCACGCCTCATGTCAGCCAAG aTCTGCACCCGGAAAACGACAGCTCGAAGCTAATCAACGCATCTTTGCAAAACAGTGAAATCGAACAACTCAAAATG GCGCTGGAAGCGGTGGCGAGGCAGAAGCGCGCACTGGAGCTGCAgctgcgcgccgcgccgcccgcgctgGCGGCCACCGGCAGCGCCGTCGTGCAG AACCAACACTTAACTGAAGTAATGAAAGAAAACCAGAAACTGAAAAGGATGAACGCTAAATTAATAACCATCTGTAAGAAGAGAGGCAAGCCCCTCGGCGAGTCCAACCGTGAGAACGACGACCCCGCGGAGCTGGCGTAG